From one Bacteroides eggerthii genomic stretch:
- a CDS encoding universal stress protein, which translates to MEDKLVTLAILTYAKAQILKNVLENEGIETYIHNVNQIQPVVSSGVRVRIKESDLPHALKITESSAWLSEEVVGEKAPKIEKGSNKVVIPVDFSNYSLKACEFGFNFAKNIDAEVVLLHVYFTPIYATSLPYGDVFNYQLSDEENVRSILQKVHADLNVLSDKVKVKVASGEFPDVKYVCVLREGIPEEEILRYAKEYRPVIIIMGTRGKNQKDIDLIGSVTAEVIERSRVPVLAIPENTPFKQFSEVKRVAFITNFDQRDLIAFDSLINSLKPFHFSISLIHLTDVSNTWNEIKLGGIKEYFQKQYPQLEIYYDVVKNDDLLNSLDNYIKTNHIGIIALTSYKRNIFSRLFNPGIARKMIFHSDTPLLVICGRSN; encoded by the coding sequence ATGGAAGATAAATTAGTAACATTAGCTATTCTGACGTATGCAAAGGCACAGATACTGAAGAATGTTCTTGAAAATGAGGGCATTGAAACTTATATTCATAATGTGAATCAAATACAGCCGGTCGTATCCTCCGGTGTGCGTGTTCGTATTAAAGAAAGTGATTTACCGCATGCTTTGAAAATTACTGAAAGTTCAGCATGGCTGTCTGAAGAGGTGGTAGGAGAAAAGGCTCCAAAAATAGAGAAGGGAAGTAATAAAGTTGTGATTCCTGTTGATTTTTCAAATTATTCATTGAAAGCGTGTGAATTTGGCTTCAATTTTGCAAAAAACATAGATGCTGAAGTTGTTTTACTCCATGTTTATTTTACACCTATTTATGCTACGTCATTACCATATGGTGATGTTTTTAACTATCAGTTGAGCGATGAAGAAAATGTAAGAAGTATATTACAAAAAGTTCATGCAGATTTAAATGTTTTGTCTGATAAGGTAAAAGTCAAAGTCGCTTCTGGGGAGTTTCCTGATGTAAAATATGTTTGTGTGTTGAGAGAAGGTATTCCGGAAGAAGAAATATTACGTTATGCCAAAGAATATCGTCCGGTGATCATTATAATGGGAACACGTGGTAAAAATCAAAAGGATATTGATTTAATTGGCAGTGTGACAGCTGAGGTCATTGAACGTAGTCGTGTGCCCGTTCTGGCTATTCCTGAAAATACGCCATTCAAACAATTTAGTGAAGTGAAGCGTGTGGCGTTTATTACAAATTTTGATCAACGGGATTTAATCGCCTTTGATTCACTAATTAATAGTTTGAAACCATTCCATTTTTCTATATCTCTAATTCATCTTACTGATGTAAGCAACACTTGGAATGAGATTAAATTAGGTGGTATTAAAGAGTATTTCCAAAAACAATATCCACAATTAGAGATTTATTATGATGTAGTAAAGAATGATGATTTATTGAATAGCTTAGATAATTATATTAAAACCAATCATATAGGTATTATTGCATTGACATCATATAAGAGAAATATATTTTCTCGTTTATTCAATCCTGGAATTGCGAGAAAGATGATATTTCATTCTGATACACCATTACTGGTAATTTGTGGGCGTTCTAATTGA